The following are encoded together in the bacterium genome:
- a CDS encoding DUF2236 domain-containing protein yields MTATLDEVRARVAAQKTLLPSLYGQIDFDTMPERYTDDPAQAIVQDRAPGGVAVTDYELDLVRAYTMLGDVVADAYAALMPAIPFRRLIAMLQEACERGVEQVEDAPPELVAFIRSMEQTPDWVDMDLVREGARLDLNATANVSPYAIRGAFIATFLNKYSALPMAMTGTLSNETAARRVRETAHFFACTVLPGALGRHGEGFKAAAMVRLMHSMVRVNVLRSGRWDASVYGVPIPQVDQMPAGLIPIFLLAFRLIGEGRREFTPAERAQVELARYRCFLLGLPEDLLADTPEGVVRMMTARNTTLRNGFDDETCAPLIRATLAAYLPNDDSWASQLFDQVERRFAKLIFLKHFLGGDRAIADKIGVPIDNLDMAIGMTVGLGIAAQVKLYDIAESIPLVRDVAHALLVRRVEGLLDGYGKARFTTDASKYRSAAKSPAHAA; encoded by the coding sequence ATGACCGCCACGCTCGACGAGGTCCGCGCCCGGGTCGCCGCCCAGAAGACGCTGCTGCCGTCGCTCTACGGACAGATCGATTTCGACACGATGCCGGAGCGGTACACCGACGACCCCGCGCAGGCGATCGTCCAGGACCGCGCCCCCGGCGGCGTCGCGGTCACGGACTACGAGCTCGATCTGGTGCGCGCGTACACGATGCTCGGCGACGTCGTCGCCGACGCCTACGCCGCGCTGATGCCCGCGATCCCCTTCCGCCGCCTGATCGCCATGCTCCAGGAGGCGTGCGAGCGCGGCGTCGAGCAGGTCGAGGACGCGCCGCCCGAGCTGGTCGCGTTCATCCGCTCGATGGAGCAGACGCCCGACTGGGTCGACATGGACCTCGTGCGCGAGGGCGCGCGGCTCGACCTGAACGCCACCGCCAACGTCTCGCCGTACGCCATCCGCGGCGCGTTCATCGCCACCTTCCTGAACAAGTACTCGGCGCTGCCGATGGCGATGACCGGCACCCTCAGCAACGAGACCGCCGCCCGCCGCGTGCGCGAGACCGCGCACTTCTTCGCCTGTACCGTGCTGCCCGGCGCGCTGGGCCGCCACGGCGAGGGCTTCAAGGCCGCCGCGATGGTGCGGCTCATGCACTCGATGGTGCGCGTCAACGTGCTGCGCTCCGGGCGCTGGGACGCGTCGGTGTACGGCGTGCCGATCCCGCAGGTCGACCAGATGCCGGCGGGCCTGATCCCGATCTTCCTGCTCGCCTTCCGCCTGATCGGCGAGGGCCGGCGCGAGTTCACGCCGGCCGAGCGCGCGCAGGTCGAGCTGGCGCGCTACCGCTGCTTCCTCCTCGGCCTGCCGGAAGACCTGCTCGCCGACACACCGGAAGGCGTCGTGCGCATGATGACCGCGCGCAACACCACGCTGCGCAACGGCTTCGACGACGAGACCTGCGCCCCGCTGATCCGCGCCACGCTCGCCGCCTACCTCCCGAACGACGACAGCTGGGCGAGCCAGCTCTTCGATCAGGTCGAGCGGCGCTTCGCGAAGCTGATCTTCCTGAAGCACTTCCTCGGCGGCGACCGCGCGATCGCCGACAAGATCGGCGTGCCGATCGACAACCTCGACATGGCGATCGGCATGACGGTCGGCCTCGGCATCGCGGCGCAGGTGAAGCTGTACGACATCGCCGAGAGCATCCCGCTCGTGCGCGACGTCGCGCACGCGCTCCTCGTGCGGCGCGTGGAGGGCCTGCTCGACGGCTACGGCAAGGCGCGCTTCACCACGGACGCGTCGAAGTACCGCTCGGCGGCGAAGTCGCCCGCGCACGCGGCGTGA
- a CDS encoding TIGR00730 family Rossman fold protein, with product MSGAARTGERRWGKCPPASEEIRFLQGPQSRRTELLRVLGIAWEFIRGFRTLHFVGPCVTVFGSARYPESHPYYGMARDVGAALARAGFTVMTGGGPGIMEAANRGAREVGGRSVGCNIELPKEQRPNPYLDAFVTFRHFYVRKVMLVKYSYAFVVCPGGFGTLDEAFEALTLIQTGKIEDFPVVVMGTDFWSPLRRTIDELARGGTIDPQDVRRVTWCDSPAEVVAAIRDRALHEFGLSYAPRMRRRRLLGE from the coding sequence ATGAGCGGCGCCGCGCGCACCGGGGAGCGTCGATGGGGCAAGTGTCCCCCGGCCAGCGAGGAGATCCGCTTCCTCCAGGGGCCGCAGTCGCGGCGCACCGAGCTGCTGCGCGTGCTCGGCATCGCCTGGGAATTCATCCGCGGCTTCCGCACGCTCCACTTCGTGGGCCCCTGCGTCACGGTGTTCGGCTCGGCGCGATATCCCGAGTCGCACCCGTACTACGGCATGGCGCGCGACGTCGGTGCAGCCCTGGCGCGGGCGGGCTTCACGGTGATGACGGGCGGCGGGCCGGGGATCATGGAAGCGGCGAATCGCGGCGCGCGCGAGGTCGGCGGACGCAGCGTCGGATGCAACATCGAGCTGCCGAAGGAGCAGCGGCCCAACCCCTACCTCGACGCGTTCGTCACCTTCCGCCACTTCTACGTGCGCAAGGTGATGCTGGTGAAGTACTCGTACGCCTTCGTCGTCTGCCCCGGCGGCTTCGGCACGCTCGACGAGGCCTTCGAAGCGCTCACGCTGATCCAGACCGGCAAGATCGAGGACTTTCCCGTCGTGGTGATGGGCACCGACTTCTGGAGCCCGCTGCGCCGGACGATCGACGAGCTCGCCCGCGGCGGCACCATCGATCCGCAGGACGTGCGCCGCGTCACGTGGTGCGATTCCCCTGCCGAGGTGGTGGCGGCGATCCGCGATCGCGCGCTGCACGAGTTCGGCCTGTCGTACGCGCCGAGGATGCGCCGTCGCCGCCTCCTCGGCGAGTGA
- a CDS encoding GMC family oxidoreductase, giving the protein MRLYLVAEEEERRADGAAACAAPARRRTVARCGGGRRRSYTRSPPPSCPSAGRTDPPTPSAWRASRRRRWRRPAAPPTSCGCRSPSCCTSSTRPRWGAPAAASRASTAGRRRRRSHAGATPGSASCAASCATGRASSCSPGTPTTRSVPPSGLDAEVVVVGSGPGGAITAALLAEAGRDVVVLEEGPAPIAACPPYSLRELAEKYRGGGGLAAIGRVPVAYAEARCVGGGSEINSGLHHRPPDEVLDAWRRRFAIEDFDATALAPHLAACERDVGVHARPHAAPPASQKLLDGAARLGLAALDVPRYADYAAGGDGRRLGMTTSYLPRLAAAGGRLVADTRVRRLRRTGGDWELLAEQPGGRVTLRARTVFVAAGAVQTPALLRRSGVTRNVGDTLALHPMVRVLARFPDAVNPPDAGIATAQVKALAPRLSLGCSVSTRPFLALALAEHRRRLDDVDADASRMALYYAMSTGGRGSVRVLPGLRDPLVRYRLERDDLATLADGLRVLCRTLLAAGATEVYPGVLGLGPLRSEADVPPVLPPDRTSVVALHLFASCPMGEDRRRSAVDSFGRVHDRPGLHVADASLLGGPPSVNPQGTVMGIVRRNALAFLAR; this is encoded by the coding sequence ATGCGACTCTACCTCGTGGCGGAGGAAGAGGAGCGCCGGGCCGACGGGGCCGCCGCTTGCGCGGCGCCGGCTCGGCGTAGAACTGTCGCCCGATGCGGCGGCGGCAGGCGGCGATCGTACACGCGCTCACCGCCGCCATCGTGTCCGAGCGCTGGCCGGACCGACCCGCCGACGCCGAGCGCCTGGCGCGCGTCACGGCGGCGGCGCTGGCGCAGGCCGGCCGCGCCCCCGACGTCATGCGGCTGCCGCTCGCCGTCCTGCTGCACCTCTTCGACGCGGCCCCGCTGGGGCGCGCCGGCCGCCGCTTCGCGCGCCTCGACCGCCGGGCGCAGGCGGCGGCGGTCGCACGCTGGCGCGACGCCCGGCTCGGCGTCCTGCGCAGCTTCGTGCGCTACTGGGAGAGCGTCGTCGTGCTCGCCTGGTACGCCGACGACGAGATCCGTGCCGCCTAGCGGACTCGACGCCGAGGTCGTCGTCGTCGGCTCCGGGCCGGGCGGCGCCATCACCGCGGCGCTGCTCGCCGAAGCCGGTCGCGACGTGGTGGTGCTCGAGGAGGGCCCGGCGCCGATCGCGGCGTGTCCCCCGTACTCGCTGCGCGAGCTGGCGGAGAAGTACCGCGGCGGCGGCGGCCTCGCGGCCATCGGCCGCGTCCCCGTCGCCTACGCCGAAGCCCGCTGCGTGGGCGGCGGCAGCGAGATCAACAGCGGGCTGCACCACCGGCCACCGGACGAGGTGCTCGACGCCTGGCGGCGGCGCTTCGCGATCGAGGACTTCGACGCGACCGCGCTGGCGCCGCACCTCGCCGCCTGCGAGCGCGACGTGGGCGTGCACGCACGTCCCCACGCGGCTCCGCCGGCGTCGCAGAAGCTGCTCGACGGCGCGGCCCGTCTCGGCCTCGCCGCGCTCGACGTGCCCCGCTACGCCGACTACGCCGCCGGCGGCGACGGCCGCCGGCTCGGCATGACGACGTCCTACCTGCCGCGGCTCGCGGCCGCCGGCGGACGTCTCGTCGCCGACACCCGCGTGCGGCGACTGCGACGCACCGGCGGCGACTGGGAGCTGCTCGCCGAGCAACCGGGCGGCCGCGTCACGTTGCGCGCGCGCACCGTCTTCGTCGCCGCCGGTGCCGTGCAGACACCGGCGCTGCTGCGGCGCAGCGGCGTCACCCGCAACGTCGGAGATACGCTCGCGCTGCACCCGATGGTGCGCGTGCTGGCGCGCTTCCCCGACGCCGTGAACCCGCCCGACGCCGGCATCGCCACGGCGCAGGTGAAGGCGCTGGCACCGCGGCTCAGCCTCGGCTGCTCGGTGAGCACGCGGCCGTTCCTCGCGCTCGCGCTCGCCGAGCATCGCCGGCGGCTCGACGACGTCGATGCGGACGCGAGCCGCATGGCGCTCTACTACGCCATGTCGACCGGCGGGCGCGGCTCGGTGCGGGTGCTGCCGGGACTGCGCGATCCCCTCGTCCGCTACCGGCTCGAGCGCGACGATCTGGCGACGCTCGCCGACGGCCTGCGCGTGCTCTGCCGCACGCTGCTCGCCGCCGGCGCGACCGAGGTCTACCCCGGCGTGCTTGGGCTCGGCCCGCTGCGCAGCGAGGCAGACGTCCCGCCGGTGCTGCCGCCGGACCGCACCAGCGTCGTGGCGCTGCACCTGTTCGCGTCGTGCCCGATGGGCGAGGACCGCCGCCGCAGCGCCGTCGACTCCTTCGGCCGCGTCCACGATCGCCCCGGGCTCCACGTCGCCGACGCCTCGTTGCTCGGCGGTCCGCCGAGCGTCAATCCGCAGGGCACCGTGATGGGCATCGTGCGGCGCAACGCGCTGGCGTTCCTCGCCCGCTGA
- a CDS encoding MBL fold metallo-hydrolase, translating to MDSTITEIAPSVFRISTFHADYGMQFNQFLVRDDEPLLFHTGFRALFPTTCAAVRSVLDPATLRWITFSHFEGDESGALNEWLAVAPRAQAACGLVGAVTSVNDFTGRPARVLEDGEVLELGTRRLQFLRTPQVPHGWDASLLFEQTERTLFCSDLFFQPADPPPLSEGDIVGPARDAILANRSTPFANDLPYTPHTDATIARLAALAPRTLAVMHGSSYRGDGGRALRELGAVIAAALGGRER from the coding sequence ATGGACAGCACCATCACCGAGATCGCGCCGTCGGTCTTCCGCATCTCCACCTTCCATGCCGACTACGGGATGCAGTTCAATCAGTTCCTGGTGCGCGACGACGAGCCGCTCCTGTTCCACACCGGCTTCCGCGCGCTCTTCCCGACGACGTGCGCGGCGGTGCGCTCGGTGCTCGATCCGGCGACGCTGCGCTGGATCACCTTCAGCCACTTCGAGGGCGACGAGTCCGGTGCGCTGAACGAGTGGCTCGCGGTGGCGCCGCGCGCGCAGGCGGCCTGCGGCCTCGTCGGCGCGGTGACGAGCGTCAACGACTTCACCGGCCGCCCGGCGCGGGTGCTCGAGGACGGCGAGGTGCTGGAGCTCGGAACCCGGCGGCTCCAGTTCCTGCGCACGCCGCAGGTGCCGCACGGCTGGGATGCGAGCCTCCTCTTCGAGCAGACCGAGCGCACGCTCTTCTGCTCGGACCTCTTCTTCCAGCCGGCCGATCCGCCGCCGCTCAGCGAGGGCGACATCGTCGGTCCCGCGCGCGACGCCATCCTCGCCAATCGCAGCACGCCGTTCGCCAACGACCTGCCGTACACGCCCCACACCGACGCCACCATCGCACGCCTCGCCGCGCTGGCGCCGCGCACGCTGGCGGTCATGCACGGCTCGAGCTACCGCGGCGACGGCGGCCGCGCGCTGCGCGAGCTCGGGGCGGTGATCGCCGCGGCGCTCGGCGGGCGCGAGCGCTGA
- a CDS encoding GFA family protein: MVSLPLEGGCHCGALRYGVTQPPLMVYNCHCTNCQRTSGGAFSTPATILEAAFAFTRGAPQRFEWTSDAGTTRFGLSCGRCGGRIANGQVPTNGILSLRTGTLDDRSWVEPVGDIWVRSAQAWVTLPPGRIRAEQQPADYAPFLAAFQAQGRTFS, from the coding sequence ATGGTTTCGCTACCGCTCGAGGGAGGCTGCCACTGCGGCGCGCTGCGATACGGCGTCACGCAGCCGCCGCTGATGGTCTACAACTGCCACTGCACGAACTGCCAGAGGACGAGCGGCGGCGCGTTCTCGACGCCGGCCACGATCCTGGAGGCGGCGTTCGCGTTCACACGGGGAGCACCGCAGCGCTTCGAGTGGACGTCGGATGCCGGCACCACGCGCTTCGGGCTCTCGTGCGGCCGCTGCGGCGGCCGGATCGCGAACGGGCAGGTCCCGACCAACGGGATACTCAGCCTGCGCACGGGTACGCTCGACGACCGGAGCTGGGTCGAGCCGGTCGGCGACATCTGGGTGCGCAGCGCCCAGGCGTGGGTGACGCTGCCCCCGGGCCGCATCCGCGCCGAGCAGCAGCCGGCGGACTACGCGCCGTTCCTGGCGGCGTTCCAGGCCCAGGGCCGCACGTTTTCATGA
- a CDS encoding VacJ family lipoprotein: MLVVAVGCARSPGVPDPDGSFHASDFFSRANDLDDAPDYDPWRPFNEVVFSFNHDVLDGWLVKPAATGWEKVMPAAARRAIGHAFDNLDMPRRLVNNLLQARPIGAARELGRFVVNTTIGVGGLMDIAGMLHIEPSNADLGQTLALYGVGAGPYLVLPAKSPLTLRDAIGSTADGFLDPLGFVLPFVADEARAVVNAINERSLKLQTFANVEESVLDLYTAARNGYLQRRRFVIREAAESRDEEWRTELGWIMDEPDRPIAAAIPSPENPS, translated from the coding sequence GTGCTCGTCGTGGCTGTCGGCTGCGCACGCAGCCCGGGCGTCCCCGACCCCGACGGGTCGTTCCACGCGTCCGATTTCTTCTCGCGCGCGAACGACCTCGACGACGCGCCCGACTACGATCCGTGGCGCCCGTTCAACGAGGTCGTCTTCAGCTTCAACCACGACGTCCTCGACGGCTGGCTGGTGAAGCCGGCCGCCACGGGCTGGGAGAAGGTCATGCCCGCGGCGGCACGGCGGGCCATCGGGCACGCCTTCGACAATCTCGACATGCCCCGGCGCCTGGTGAACAACCTGCTCCAGGCGCGGCCGATCGGCGCGGCCCGCGAGCTGGGCCGCTTCGTCGTCAACACCACGATCGGCGTCGGCGGGCTGATGGACATCGCGGGGATGCTCCACATCGAGCCCAGCAACGCCGACCTCGGGCAGACGCTCGCCCTATACGGCGTCGGCGCGGGACCGTACCTCGTGCTGCCGGCGAAATCCCCGCTCACCCTGCGCGATGCGATCGGCTCCACCGCCGACGGCTTCCTCGATCCGCTCGGCTTCGTGCTTCCCTTCGTCGCAGACGAGGCACGTGCCGTGGTGAACGCCATCAACGAGCGTTCGCTGAAGCTCCAGACGTTCGCCAACGTCGAAGAAAGCGTCCTCGACCTCTACACGGCCGCACGCAACGGCTACCTCCAGCGACGACGATTCGTCATTCGAGAGGCCGCCGAGTCGCGCGACGAGGAATGGCGCACCGAGCTGGGCTGGATCATGGACGAGCCGGATCGACCCATCGCCGCCGCCATCCCCTCTCCGGAGAACCCCTCGTGA
- a CDS encoding ABC transporter ATP-binding protein has product MLRDLRREYDGREVVRGVSLEIQEGEIFGLLGPNGAGKTTLLSMISTRLRPTSGDVWVHGKHVVHDVDAARRLLNVAPQDEGLYPSLSGAENLTFFAELYGVPRRTRPAAVADALEAVGLTARKDDRVSIYSGGMRRRLNLGCALVSSPRVLLLDEPTVAVDPQSRANIFDAVRALRARGMTILYTTHQLPEAEGLCDRIAVMDQGRVVACGTLPELLALSHATEIIELRLMQPLATTAPIEAIEGVRSVDATGHELRVFTTRAQHVLSRVYQVVGRMGHGIVRTRVTPVTLDDVFLELTGKGLRD; this is encoded by the coding sequence GTGCTTCGCGACCTGCGTCGCGAGTACGACGGGCGCGAGGTCGTGCGCGGCGTTTCGCTCGAGATCCAAGAGGGCGAGATCTTCGGCCTCCTCGGCCCGAACGGCGCCGGCAAGACCACGCTGCTCTCCATGATCTCGACGCGGCTACGACCGACGAGCGGCGACGTGTGGGTGCACGGCAAGCACGTCGTGCACGACGTCGACGCCGCCCGCCGCTTGCTGAACGTCGCGCCGCAGGACGAAGGCCTCTACCCGAGCCTCAGCGGCGCGGAGAACCTGACGTTCTTCGCCGAGCTGTACGGCGTGCCGCGCCGGACGCGGCCCGCCGCCGTCGCCGACGCGCTCGAGGCCGTCGGCCTCACGGCGCGCAAGGACGACCGCGTATCGATCTACTCGGGCGGGATGCGACGACGCCTGAACCTCGGTTGCGCGCTGGTGAGCAGCCCGCGCGTCCTGCTGCTCGACGAGCCCACCGTCGCAGTCGATCCGCAGTCGCGCGCCAACATCTTCGACGCGGTCCGCGCGCTCCGTGCACGCGGCATGACGATCCTCTACACCACCCACCAGCTGCCCGAGGCCGAGGGGCTCTGCGACCGCATCGCCGTCATGGACCAGGGCCGCGTCGTCGCCTGCGGCACGCTGCCGGAGCTGCTGGCGCTGTCGCACGCGACCGAGATCATCGAGCTGCGGCTCATGCAGCCGCTCGCCACCACGGCGCCGATCGAGGCCATCGAGGGCGTCCGCTCCGTCGACGCCACCGGCCACGAGCTCCGGGTCTTCACCACCCGCGCACAGCACGTGCTGTCGCGCGTCTACCAGGTCGTGGGCAGGATGGGGCACGGCATCGTGCGCACCCGCGTCACGCCGGTGACGCTCGACGACGTCTTCCTCGAGCTGACGGGAAAGGGGTTGCGGGACTGA
- a CDS encoding ABC transporter substrate-binding protein, whose amino-acid sequence MRTVAILAVGLALASAGGVRADDGPMAFTRQVLERSNQIVRGPEDRKQKLAALSDLLRGFLDTDALARLAAEKHLEGRSDAEVQEFLGLFHDFFVRTYVQRLLLFDAPDFAYHQERIDGDTAHVSTEVVTPGDRFAVDYTFRHTPGGWRATDIDVEGVSLAKNFRAQFDSAVAKDSFQGLLDRLRAKVNGTA is encoded by the coding sequence ATGCGCACCGTCGCGATCCTCGCCGTGGGGCTGGCGCTGGCGAGCGCCGGCGGCGTGCGCGCCGACGACGGGCCGATGGCCTTCACCCGCCAGGTGCTCGAGCGCAGCAACCAGATCGTGCGCGGACCGGAGGATCGCAAGCAGAAGCTCGCGGCGCTGAGCGATCTGCTCCGGGGCTTCCTCGACACCGACGCGCTCGCCCGGCTGGCCGCCGAGAAGCATCTCGAGGGCCGCAGCGACGCCGAGGTGCAGGAATTCCTCGGCCTGTTCCACGACTTCTTCGTCCGCACCTACGTCCAGCGGCTGCTGCTGTTCGACGCGCCCGACTTCGCCTACCACCAGGAGCGGATCGACGGCGACACGGCGCACGTCTCGACCGAGGTGGTCACGCCCGGCGATCGCTTCGCCGTCGACTACACGTTCCGGCACACGCCGGGCGGCTGGCGCGCCACCGACATCGACGTCGAGGGCGTCAGCCTCGCGAAGAACTTCCGCGCCCAGTTCGACTCGGCGGTCGCGAAGGACTCGTTCCAGGGGCTGCTCGATCGGCTGCGGGCGAAGGTGAACGGGACGGCGTAG